A window of Perognathus longimembris pacificus isolate PPM17 chromosome 6, ASM2315922v1, whole genome shotgun sequence contains these coding sequences:
- the Fastkd5 gene encoding FAST kinase domain-containing protein 5, mitochondrial — translation MALVVFRRFPGSLYGTPHCPALIKHHVDKKLADQTCDDCALPTRKIITHTRMTATLKLLKPVKYKVFSSPFAYSATQSMAYWSVGSSTRQGGQDLPEHHSLHCAARKNKNIASIASSQRGLGFGKASISNASTLQPGSPCAVRVDEEDVEVFDSLEDIRVFLQLRPEYQLHSYTRSETCQPLSVSEGELILHKVTVYQSSLQPEVIVDYFCKLSTLPAEQHPGLLPRSSFALLCQLSVKNIQLFHIEDLISILKAFVGLGIPRSHPILDVYETRFCHQVWKMSLNQLLLVADLWRYLGRRVPRFLNIFFSYLNLHWKELSLSQLIHLIYIIGESREVPQDLMQKLELLIVKYIDLINLEEVGTICLGFFKSSSSLSEFVMRKIGDLACADMKNLSNRALVHILKMFRFTHVDHVKFMKQFGEIAPQRIPSLGVQGVMHLTLACSALRFLDERVMNAVAASLPPRVAHCRSKDVAKILWSFGTLNYKPPNTEEFYSSLINEIQRKMPEFNQYPEHLLTCLLGLAFSEYFPTEFINIALSPGFVRLAQEKSKFELSKELYTLDGTVGIECPDYRGNRLSSDLQKEASAKLWDLARKDMTSKPEFLEAFSLLETMLGGPQYIMHHMILPHTRSSDMEVQLDANRKPIPFNRDAIPTDDVAKIKLKPVGVSLTDDLMNQLLKGKPRGSFKREIESKTRQQPMELDNKGAINMEDAHCNVADTLGTMEVAGPCPPVQIETPLVKLAIQLTNRNQYSYGSRDLLGLHNMKRRQLVRLGYRVVELPYWEWFPLLKRTRLEKLAYLHEKVFTAL, via the coding sequence ATGGCTCTTGTGGTATTCCGAAGATTTCCAGGCAGTTTATATGGAACACCTCACTGTCCAGCTCTAATCAAGCACCATGTAGACAAGAAACTGGCTGATCAGACCTGTGACGACTGTGCTCTGCCTACCAGAAAGATCATTACTCACACCAGAATGACAGCTACTCTCAAGTTGTTAAAACCTGTAAAATACAaagttttttccagtccttttgCCTACAGTGCAACCCAGAGTATGGCATATTGGAGTGTGGGCAGCAGCACACGGCAAGGGGGACAGGACCTTCCAGAGCACCATAGCCTCCACTGTGCTGCCAGAAAAAATAAGAACATTGCTAGTATAGCCTCTTCTCAGAGAGGCCTGGGATTCGGCAAGGCTTCTATCTCTAATGCCAGCACATTGCAGCCAGGTTCGCCCTGTGCCGTGAGGGTTGATGAAGAGGATGTAGAAGTTTTTGACTCCTTAGAAGACATCCGGGTTTTCCTGCAGCTAAGGCCTGAGTACCAGCTTCACAGCTATACCAGATCTGAGACTTGTCAGCCCCTGTCTGTTTCAGAAGGTGAACTGATTTTGCACAAAGTCACAGTTTATCAAAGTAGCCTTCAGCCTGAAGTCATTGTTGATTATTTCTGTAAGCTGAGCACTTTGCCTGCTGAGCAGCATCCTGGTTTGCTGCCAAGATCCAGCTTTGCTTTGCTCTGCCAGCTGAGTGTGAAGAACATACAGCTCTTCCATATAGAAGACTTGATCAGTATTTTGAAAGCCTTTGTTGGTTTAGGAATCCCTCGATCCCATCCAATTCTAGATGTGTATGAAACCAGGTTTTGCCATCAGGTGTGGAAGATGAGTCTAAATCAGCTTCTCTTGGTGGCTGATCTTTGGCGATACTTGGGCCGCAGAGTAcccagatttttaaatattttttttagttaCCTTAATTTGCACTGGAAAGAGCTATCCTTGTCCCAGCTGATTCACTTAATTTATATTATAGGTGAAAGTCGTGAGGTACCACAAGACCTAATGCAAAAACTAGAATTACTAATTGTTAAGTACATAGATTTGATCAATTTAGAGGAGGTTGGCACAATCTGTTTGGGGTTCTTTAAGTCAAGTAGTAGTCTGTCAGAATTTGTCATGCGGAAAATTGGAGACTTGGCTTGTGCTGACATGAAGAATCTGAGTAATCGTGCCTTAGTGCATATTCTTAAAATGTTCCGTTTCACTCACGTAGATCATGTAAAGTTCATGAAGCAGTTTGGAGAGATTGCTCCTCAGCGAATTCCTTCCCTAGGGGTACAAGGTGTCATGCACCTGACACTTGCCTGCTCAGCCTTACGTTTCCTGGATGAAAGAGTCATGAATGCAGTGGCTGCCTCTTTGCCTCCTCGGGTAGCACATTGTCGAAGTAAAGATGTTGCCAAGATTCTGTGGTCATTTGGAACTCTGAACTATAAGCCACCCAACACAGAAGAATTTTATTCCAGCCTGATAAATGAGATTCAAAGAAAGATGCCTGAATTCAACCAATATCCAGAACACTTGCTCACTTGCCTGCTGGGCCTGGCGTTTTCAGAGTACTTCCCAACAGAGTTTATCAACATTGCTCTGAGTCCAGGGTTTGTCAGGCTGGCCCAGGAGAAAAGCAAGTTTGAACTCAGTAAAGAACTTTATACTCTTGATGGCACAGTTGGTATTGAGTGTCCAGATTACAGAGGCAATCGTCTCAGCTCTGACCTTCAGAAAGAGGCATCAGCAAAGCTGTGGGATTTAGCAAGAAAGGATATGACCTCAaagcctgaattcctagaagctTTCTCTTTACTTGAGACCATGTTGGGTGGCCCCCAGTACATCATGCACCATATGATTTTACCTCATACTCGATCCTCTGACATGGAGGTCCAGCTTGATGCTAACAGGAAGCCAATACCATTTAACAGAGATGCCATACCAACTGATGATGTAGCCAAAATAAAGCTTAAGCCTGTGGGAGTCAGCCTTACAGATGACTTGATGAATCAGTTGCTAAAAGGTAAACCACGAGGTTCTTTCAAGAGGGAAATTGAGTCAAAGACTAGACAGCAGCCCATGGAGTTAGACAACAAAGGAGCAATAAACATGGAGGATGCCCATTGCAATGTGGCAGATACATTGGGGACTATGGAGGTGGCTGGGCCTTGTCCCCCAGTCCAGATAGAGACCCCACTAGTGAAACTAGCCATTCAACTGACAAACAGAAACCAATATTCTTATGGTTCCAGGGATCTGCTTGGATTGCACAATATGAAGAGGCGGCAACTGGTCCGGCTTGGATATCGTGTGGTAGAGTTACCCTACTGGGAGTGGTTCCCCCTATTGAAACGAACTCGCTTAGAGAAGCTGGCGTATCTCCATGAGAAAGTGTTCACTGCTCTCTGA